The following proteins are co-located in the Paludibaculum fermentans genome:
- a CDS encoding Gfo/Idh/MocA family protein: MQRRDLLKSAAASAGLTILKSGTLRGQNAPSNKLNVALVGVWGRGTAHYNVLQNENVVALCDVNEHRTKEALQIFPKAKPYFDWRPMLDQKDIEAVIICTADHHHAFIANWAMNRDMHVYCEKPMGITVDEVRTLRANYNKRKAKIATQHGTQRHAYPNFERLRELILDGAIGELKTVHGWDARRLPRPGYPVAEGMPPSFLHYEQWIGPSPYHPYSPQYFGGSNGLNCLFWNMYRDFGVGQMGDMGAHTMDLLWNSVDAGAPAGIEIDQEVSDKYDPNICPVKLKASFHHPANSWRGPIEIVWYQGGLKPQAPRGYIDLSRVGNGAIFEGTKGSIFADFTTRVILPNNDDGDLTYYKRRGSSETLPLIQGTGQVTQAPPRRPSGQRPPARPMPAGFTSMPSAEVGANGFPTVQMLEGNVPAALGLPNTNVDEILAAQKEGREIGGPGSDVFQREWLDACKGKYNNVKHGTSSKTHCDFDYSGSMMEQMLLGLVAHRAGKKLEYDQATGKVTNSSEANDYLRRDYRPGWKLNG, encoded by the coding sequence ATGCAAAGACGCGATCTGCTGAAATCGGCCGCCGCCTCCGCCGGCCTCACCATTTTGAAAAGCGGCACGCTCCGCGGACAAAATGCGCCAAGCAACAAGTTGAATGTCGCCCTCGTCGGTGTGTGGGGACGCGGCACAGCGCACTATAACGTGCTACAGAACGAGAACGTGGTGGCGCTTTGCGATGTGAACGAACACCGCACGAAGGAAGCTCTTCAGATCTTCCCCAAGGCGAAGCCGTACTTCGACTGGCGCCCGATGCTCGACCAGAAGGACATCGAGGCGGTGATCATCTGCACGGCCGATCACCATCATGCGTTCATCGCCAACTGGGCCATGAACCGCGACATGCACGTCTACTGCGAGAAGCCCATGGGCATCACGGTGGACGAGGTCCGCACGCTGCGCGCGAACTACAACAAGCGCAAAGCGAAGATCGCCACCCAGCACGGCACCCAGCGGCACGCCTATCCGAACTTCGAGCGGCTGCGGGAACTGATCCTCGACGGCGCCATCGGCGAGTTGAAGACCGTTCATGGCTGGGATGCGCGCCGCCTGCCGCGGCCCGGTTATCCGGTGGCCGAAGGCATGCCGCCCTCGTTCCTGCACTACGAGCAGTGGATCGGACCGTCTCCGTACCATCCCTACAGCCCGCAGTATTTCGGCGGTTCCAACGGCTTGAACTGCCTGTTCTGGAACATGTACCGCGACTTCGGCGTCGGCCAGATGGGCGACATGGGCGCGCATACGATGGACCTGCTGTGGAACTCCGTCGACGCCGGCGCTCCGGCGGGGATTGAGATCGACCAGGAGGTCAGCGACAAGTACGACCCCAACATCTGCCCTGTCAAGCTAAAGGCGAGCTTCCATCACCCGGCCAACAGCTGGCGCGGTCCGATCGAGATCGTGTGGTACCAGGGCGGCCTGAAGCCGCAGGCGCCGCGTGGCTACATCGACCTGAGCCGCGTGGGCAATGGCGCGATCTTCGAGGGCACCAAGGGCTCGATCTTCGCCGACTTCACGACCCGCGTCATCCTGCCCAACAATGATGACGGCGACCTGACCTACTACAAGCGCCGCGGCTCCTCCGAGACGCTGCCGCTGATTCAGGGTACCGGTCAGGTGACGCAGGCTCCGCCGCGCCGCCCGTCGGGCCAGCGTCCGCCGGCGCGGCCGATGCCGGCGGGCTTCACCTCCATGCCCAGCGCCGAAGTCGGAGCCAACGGGTTCCCGACGGTCCAGATGCTGGAAGGGAACGTGCCCGCGGCGCTCGGCCTGCCCAACACCAATGTCGACGAGATCCTGGCCGCCCAGAAGGAAGGCCGCGAGATTGGCGGGCCCGGCAGCGACGTCTTCCAGCGCGAATGGTTGGATGCCTGCAAGGGCAAGTACAACAACGTCAAGCACGGCACCAGCTCGAAGACGCACTGCGACTTCGACTACTCCGGGTCGATGATGGAGCAGATGCTGCTGGGCCTCGTCGCCCACCGCGCGGGCAAGAAACTGGAATACGACCAGGCCACCGGCAAGGTCACCAACTCCAGCGAAGCGAACGACTACCTGCGCCGGGATTACCGTCCCGGATGGAAGCTCAACGGTTAG